Proteins encoded by one window of Nitrospira sp. MA-1:
- a CDS encoding NAD(P)/FAD-dependent oxidoreductase, producing MASHPVVVIGAGPAGLTAAYELGKNSSSSLILEAGKQVGGISQTVNYRDFRFDIGGHRFFSKVPMVTELWNEILGDNFLLRPRISRIHYNQHFFDYPLKATNALAGLGVVEALLVCFSYAKTKVFPGAQEDNFEQWVINRFGYRLYQIFFKTYTEKVWGISCTEISADWAAQRIKNLSLKEAVRNALLGQRGGKKGEIVTSLIEQFHYPRLGPGMMWERCEELVAGFGSQTLKGIKVERIRHRHGRVDCVSGRASSGEHVEFEGSDFVSTMPLRELIEAMDPQPPAKVLEAALGLRYRDYLTVVLVVNCEDVFPDNWIYIHSPEVKMGRIQNYKNWSPYMVPDPSRTSLGLEYFLWDKDDEWTWSNDRLIEFGTRECAQLGLINPRDVEDGTVVRMEKAYPVYDHHYQDHVRTIREYLETFSNLQTIGRNGLHRYNNQDHSMVTGVYAARNIMGESHHDVWAVNTEKEYHEEGRAASVNAGDRLVPMRVQENVDELPMENEEELIEIVFSKLDPVALGVAVGTVSGLLILIGTAFLVFKGGPVVGPNLSLLGNFLFGFQVTWGGSIVGFLEGGIGGFAIGYSGASLRNWSMKAFAKFMLWREEVTRRRNLLD from the coding sequence GTGGCATCCCATCCTGTCGTGGTGATTGGTGCAGGTCCCGCTGGTCTTACGGCGGCCTATGAGCTGGGAAAAAACAGTTCTTCCTCCCTCATTCTTGAGGCTGGGAAACAGGTCGGTGGTATATCGCAAACCGTCAACTATCGAGATTTCCGTTTTGATATCGGTGGTCACCGATTTTTCTCAAAAGTGCCGATGGTGACTGAGTTATGGAATGAAATCCTCGGTGACAACTTTCTCCTTCGACCTCGTATAAGCCGAATCCATTACAACCAGCATTTTTTTGACTATCCCCTTAAGGCCACCAATGCGTTGGCCGGACTGGGGGTCGTTGAAGCTCTCCTGGTCTGTTTCAGTTATGCCAAAACCAAGGTATTTCCAGGTGCCCAAGAGGATAATTTTGAACAATGGGTCATCAATCGTTTTGGATATCGCCTGTATCAGATATTTTTCAAAACCTACACGGAAAAAGTCTGGGGAATTTCCTGTACCGAGATATCCGCCGATTGGGCTGCGCAACGAATCAAAAACCTGTCTCTGAAAGAAGCGGTTCGCAATGCCCTACTTGGTCAAAGGGGTGGGAAGAAGGGTGAAATCGTGACCTCGCTCATTGAGCAGTTTCATTATCCTCGCCTAGGTCCGGGGATGATGTGGGAACGGTGCGAGGAATTGGTGGCTGGTTTTGGCTCTCAGACATTAAAAGGCATAAAGGTCGAGCGTATCAGACATCGCCATGGGCGGGTAGATTGTGTTTCCGGGCGAGCATCATCAGGGGAACATGTAGAATTCGAGGGCAGCGATTTTGTGTCGACGATGCCTCTCCGCGAGTTAATCGAGGCCATGGACCCTCAACCTCCCGCGAAGGTCTTGGAAGCTGCCCTTGGTTTACGATATCGGGATTATTTAACCGTGGTCCTGGTGGTTAACTGCGAAGACGTATTCCCTGATAACTGGATCTATATTCATTCACCTGAAGTCAAAATGGGACGAATACAGAATTATAAAAATTGGAGCCCGTATATGGTGCCGGATCCTTCACGGACTTCGCTGGGCCTTGAATATTTTCTCTGGGACAAAGACGATGAGTGGACATGGTCGAACGACCGGTTAATCGAATTTGGTACACGGGAATGTGCGCAACTGGGGCTCATTAATCCCCGCGATGTTGAAGACGGAACCGTGGTTCGTATGGAAAAGGCCTATCCGGTTTACGATCATCACTATCAGGATCATGTCCGGACGATTCGAGAGTATCTGGAAACATTTTCAAATCTTCAGACCATTGGACGAAATGGTCTGCATCGCTACAACAATCAGGATCATTCCATGGTAACAGGAGTGTATGCCGCGAGAAATATCATGGGTGAATCGCATCATGATGTATGGGCGGTCAATACGGAAAAGGAATACCATGAGGAGGGCCGTGCGGCTTCGGTCAATGCCGGCGATCGATTGGTACCAATGCGGGTTCAGGAAAACGTCGATGAACTTCCCATGGAAAACGAAGAAGAATTAATCGAGATTGTATTTTCCAAACTGGACCCTGTCGCGCTGGGTGTGGCTGTCGGTACCGTGAGTGGCCTCCTCATCTTGATCGGGACCGCATTTCTTGTTTTCAAAGGTGGGCCGGTAGTGGGGCCCAACCTGTCTCTGCTTGGGAATTTTCTATTTGGATTTCAAGTGACATGGGGTGGTTCTATTGTAGGTTTCCTGGAGGGAGGAATCGGGGGGTTTGCGATAGGTTACTCAGGAGCCTCACTCCGAAACTGGAGCATGAAGGCCTTTGCGAAATTCATGCTGTGGCGAGAGGAAGTAACTCGTCGTCGCAATCTTCTAGATTAG
- a CDS encoding methyltransferase domain-containing protein, with protein sequence MINEGASYWDSIADEWKKTRPDQLWRKHSDTVNQSLLLRWLPEQPSPRLLKTDTFDEAVGGGLIQFLKTRAHKVVGMDLSFQNVELACPGDMSIRGTCADVRHLPFGEESFDVVVSNSTLDHFLTLDEIIVSLRELHRVLRKNGQLILTLDNPANPIIAARNILPFKLLNRLGILPYYVGATCGPWRLQNLLREIGFEVREATAVLHCPRIFAVFVAKLLCSCAKGSVQQRFLLWLEAFEHLSRWPTRYVTGNFIAVRAAKK encoded by the coding sequence GTGATAAACGAAGGTGCGAGCTACTGGGACTCCATAGCAGACGAATGGAAAAAGACACGCCCGGATCAGCTCTGGAGAAAACATAGTGATACGGTTAATCAATCCCTACTTCTCCGTTGGCTTCCCGAACAGCCATCTCCTCGGTTGCTAAAGACTGATACGTTTGACGAAGCGGTGGGAGGGGGGCTTATTCAATTCCTGAAGACACGTGCTCACAAGGTCGTTGGAATGGATCTCTCATTCCAGAATGTGGAATTGGCCTGTCCTGGGGATATGAGCATTCGTGGAACTTGCGCAGATGTGCGTCATCTTCCTTTCGGAGAGGAGTCGTTCGATGTGGTGGTGTCCAATTCCACCCTGGACCATTTCCTAACCCTAGATGAGATCATCGTGAGTTTGCGGGAATTGCACCGGGTGCTTCGCAAAAACGGGCAGCTAATCCTGACATTGGATAATCCTGCTAATCCCATTATTGCCGCGCGTAACATTCTTCCATTCAAATTATTAAACCGGTTAGGTATCCTTCCCTACTATGTTGGTGCCACCTGCGGTCCATGGCGCTTACAGAATTTGCTGCGGGAGATCGGATTCGAGGTAAGGGAGGCCACGGCAGTGCTCCATTGCCCGCGTATTTTCGCCGTATTCGTCGCCAAGCTCTTGTGCTCCTGCGCGAAGGGTTCCGTGCAACAACGATTTTTGCTTTGGCTGGAGGCATTTGAACATCTGTCGCGCTGGCCCACGCGGTATGTAACAGGGAACTTTATTGCTGTCAGAGCAGCAAAAAAATAA